From the genome of Ptychodera flava strain L36383 chromosome 13, AS_Pfla_20210202, whole genome shotgun sequence:
ATTGACATGTAGGTAAATACCATATTTCAAATTAATGCCATAGCCCTATTGTGGCTGTGTAATTTGATACTTACTACTGCTAATTTTATCCTCTTGCTAGGAGACACAGTAGTGGAGGTGAGCATGAGAACGAAGATGATCATATCAAATTTTTGGATGTTATGATGGTAAGAAATTGTACTTCAAAGTTATTTGTAGTAtgctccccctctctctctcaaccTTCTAAGATATTTTGTTAACTTCTTAGGTGCatggtgaaaaaaatttgtttttttcttcaaaatgactATCTAAATGACTATCTAAAAGGTGGCTCTTCCCATGCTggtatgttttatttatttaaacagAGTGTattgatgtacatgtttgtatttgtatatttctttaTTCCTTGGTACTAGTTCATGTATGTCTGAGTTTTGGGATGTGATCTGTGTTTGCTTGTGAAACCAAAATGCAGTCCATTAAGTCTGTGATGTTTCACAGCACACTGCAGATAACAATCATTGAAACttaattgattatttttacaatatataaatatcattGTGTTTATCATGGAAAGGTACATCCAATAATGTGCAGTTGACTTCAAATCTGCAATTTCTGTTTCTTCCATCAGGAAAGCAAGACCACAAAAACTTGGCCACCAAAGCTGCTATGGCAGAGAGGTCCACCCAGTAAAGTGCCACCTTTCCCAACAACCAATCCCAATGAAATAATGTCACACGACCATCTAGGCCTCCATCCAAGCTTGGCAGCTCACTGGGGAGATCCAATGCCACATGGCTCTTCAGTGTGGTCCAATCAAGCTACCTCTACCCAGGTCACAAGGACAGCTTCTCCATCCCCATTGGCTTATCGTCCCAGTCCAGCCAATCAGCATTCACCGGGCCACCAAAAGTTGGACAGGAGATTTGCCATAAATATGCACAACTACCAGCCATAGAGCAATGCTTGTTGACTACTGTCTTTACAGGCTATAAAACCCTTGTTACGCTAGATCATTAAGGCTTTCAATTCAGGAAAACACAACACCCATACACATTGGTCATAGATTCTTAGCTTACCAAACGTTTATATCAGCTAACTTATGTGTGCCTCATTTTTCAAATTCAGAACTCTTGCTGAGAATTGATTTCTGTGGTAGAGTCTCAAAAAGTAAAGTCTCACACAGAAGTCTAAGTTCACTAAATACTTTTGTATTGTTGtgtctatttttttctttttgtgacAGTCTTGAGATGTGATATCATTGTCTTTCAACCGTCCTGAAATCTGTGGATTGACAAACAAATGTCTGTTGTTTTTTCAAGTCACACAAAGCCATATCCTCAATTTGAGCCATCTCAGTGACAAGTGGCATAATAATTATTTTGGTATCCAGAGTGCTTGTGATGGAATTATAAATTATCTATTGTGATCACTCAAATAGAGGGCGGACCAACAGCCCCATCGGAAGAtataatttttagctcccatttgccatacatatatggcaattgggaggttatatggttgaaaaaagtctgtatgtgagatgtctgtctgtatgtatgtatgtatgtatgtatgtatgtatggatgtctgtccgtccaacgcaaaaactccgAAACTGCTGCACGTGtaaagctgatttttggtgtagtgatgccatatgtggtctagatgtgccgttgttaaaatgaacttgttagttttatggatatgcaaatgaggtagaaaaaagggcgaaaatggtcaaaaatcaataactcaggaactactcttCTGATcgttgtcatatttggtttttaggtaccttgggccccactcattcaaacatatagatttggTGTCGATATTggctgctttctatttttaatgaatttttttctctattttttgcCATATCAGTAAAAAATTGTTTCCTCTGAAACCAATGGTCtgttcgctttaaaatttggtttgcaGCTTTCTTGTGATGACCCAAAGTAAGATTCAtcgaaattatggcaaaatttgcatatttgtatttttgggcaatttttgccatttttggtccaaattgaaactgtgtatgccattactttctaattgggctgtgcaggttcctaggagtgacctgaagatgactgtTGAACTAAAggccaaatttgcaaatttgtggtactttttgccatgctttcaaatttggtacacaggtgaaatgtaggtcattcatttaaagtcaagtactgcctgtgtgaatgagcagattatgattgtgctgttccaggctgaggtgttatttataggaatgatgcaatgttagacggtaattgatactcaactgaatttgacttacatgtatgtaactcttgtactgtataaacccatcaattcacccagaaaaaaaataattaatatgattttaaataattcaattaattaggaaatcaacaaagccaaaataattttagtgtagaattattagaaagttcaacatttttgacagtttatagtgaaatgtttaccattttggatgattaaaacatgtaaaggcaactttcctgaatccagactttgacatattctgtaccgtcatgtattgttctctgtatgttatctaaaagaaattgctcataatagtttgtcatgataggttggccAAATAAAGAGAGATAGAGACAGCTCCTATTTCCAGTTGTGATCAACTTGATAAGgattaaataaaattacattttgaggtaaaaaatagagtggtcaattaaaagaatggtcaaagtgatagggtttttatggtaaagctgggctataATATTACTCATCATGTTCTATTTagagcaattatgcaatctgtgtaaacagtgcaatgaaagagttacatgattccttataatgtttttgatgaccttgacttcttaagttgaaaacatttgtctcttcagtgtgctttctctgagtacgtacagtctcaacttattcaacagaacttacttgcaatgttaatttgagagttaaaatgtgcttggttaataggatgaaaatactgataaagttAACAAGCTGaaattctttataacctgacagatattctgggtttttttgacatatattgacaagcaaggcatgtttactttaattagaatgtaattaactcttgtttatattattataagcagtagaatcaagtatcaagttgaacaagctgatattgatagGTTGGGCGGCTGTTgaaggttaaaagctgtaaaaataaatgtatgtatgtatgcatgtctatctgttgtctgtctgtctgtatgtatgtatgtatgtatgcatgcatgcatgcatgcatgtatgcatgtatgtaatatgtatgtccatacacattaaaaactcctaaaccgcagcacctaggctctttatagtgattttagttacatttcttcaaattgtggtgaaatgttgaaagttgtatttttagggcgatttcccatttttggtcaaaaaatcttattttctgaaagtgctcatcccattgccttgaaaacttgtatgtattatcCAGGGTTTGCCTTTGTCAGAttcgttcaaattgtggtaaaatttcatatttgtattgttggggcaatttttcccattttttgtcaaaaaaatcattttctcccaaagtatttgttggattgctttaaaacatggtagtcttgatcctagggttgttttctgtcagatatgtaaaagtcattatgacatggagcatttcatattgctggggtataagattaatttggacttacaATGGAATTTCCTTAGTAATCAACCTGtaggaatgcaatgtcatgtgtgtatggtacttagtatttctgtaaaatgggagcacagtgtcattgacataatttttattGTTACAGGATTTACATACCTGTAACAAAGTCACTGATTGGTTTAACAATGAAGTGTACAGAAGtagaccaatcacagacaaccTTGCTAAAAAACTTGCTACATGGATTTAAATGTGGCTCTTGATTATACTTCCACCAAGGGCGATGTTTCGAATGTCCTAACATGAGTGCCAGCTGTCAATCATGACAACCAGCCGTCAATCATCTGTGCCAAGTGTCAATTATGAGTGCCAACTGTACATCTTGGAATTCATATCcataaatatttttaacaattgTTCCGTGATTCCTCTAAACAAACAGCAAGACTGTCCACAGCAATAAAGAATGAGAAAATATGGATGTTTCTGTCTGCTGACCCTGGTGTATACACTGCATGAAGGATAGGTTCACTCAGTTAGTTGTCAACTACTGTACTTTGTGTACAGATTGAAgaatcaaagaaaagaaaagcagaaaaaaaattgaacttttcAATTTATGGAATATGATTGTTTCATGTTATTTTGTTAACAACAAAAGACCACAAACTTTTTGAGACATTCAGAGGAGTGGTTTTGGACTCTGTAGGGGTTGATCAGTATTAGTACAATATACTGCCACCAAGTGGCCGTTTGTGGAAACAATACAATAACCATAATACTTAAATATTGACAGACACTCtcatgaatgaaaaacaaactgGGGAAGCTATGTCACATGCTTCTATGcaaaatatttgttattttcatgatgaatttgagtgtAAAGAGAGTTTTGGGTGACTGATTTGTTGGCTGGTACAACAACGAATTCTTGTCGGCTTCTTTTTTAGAATAAGTTGCTTACTTTTGCTCACTTTGACCCAGTGAGATACAAAATACCTTTCTGTAGATATATTCTGTGTATGATTGTTGGGGTTTTCACTTCTCTCGGCTTGGAGGGATTATGCTTAAAGtaagttgtttttttaaatttgatttgatGCAAATTACAAGCAAAAGATGAAGATGGCACTGAGTCAGTTCacactggtatttggtctgtgtTTGTCCAAGAAAAATATTGCAGGTACaaatttttctagtgaaaaaTGAAGGCACCTCTAAGAAGGTACAAATTTCATGTTAACTTTATGAAAATATAGTAACTACTATGATTTATTTCTGATCAGAAAATTAATGTagattttttaatgtttcagTCCTGTTTTTCTGCACTTTTATGacactttatttaatatgtaggaTATAGAAACAAGTCTAGTAATTGTTAActtttgtgtaaaaaagttcAAGTGATTATTTTGTGAGACTTAAAttcagtttaattttatttcataacaCTGATGAATTGAAAGTTTGTGAACACTTTACCTTAGATCAGAGATGTTAGAAACTTTGAGTTATTTTTTGTCCAGAAATCTGCCGGTTCAGGAAATTGAACAACAGCTGACATTGAATTGTTGCAGGTATACTGTTGGATATGTCTTATTCTTTCTCGGTTTTGATCCAGGCACAAAAAAACagaattaatttttcaaatgggtCAAATCTTTATATCTAAAGtcatgtttcatcaatttttttctgaggcCAGGGAACTCGGACATTGAGAAGACAAGACCACCAAACTAACCAGCTTAGCATCTGGatttcaaaaatacacaaaattcaaatttgatcGGCTCAATTATGGTCTCTATTCTGAAAGGTAGTTTTTTCCAGTCTTTTCAAAACATGAAATCAGTATGCCTGTCAaattgtcatgtaaattcagGAGAGTTTTATCACATGGTTTGAGATTCAGTGGGCATATAAAACTCAATCAGGTTTTAATTTATAACCAAGTGCCAGATGTTTTAAGTTGGTTTTCAACCAATCAGAGTTTGCTGTATATCAATGCAACTTCCAGGTGAGAAAGCAGGTCTTTTCTGGTAGAGTTGTAGTTCTTGCATCAACATTGGTGAATACAACATTTAAAGAGGAACTAAAATAATTTCTGGGAAGAAATGCAACTTTTGAGGGCAGCTTCACAGTTACAGGCAGGGATTTGATATCCCAGGGTTGAACACCAATAAAGGCAAACTTGCCATGTGGTTAGGGTTTAGGTGATTGGAATGTGAGAAGTTGAACTctatttaaaaattatgttcattcattcatgtctCTACATGTGTAAGCAGTTTCAATTTGTTCTGAAGAACCAAAGTGAAACTACTTGAgaggaagagtcacaaatatcATGACTGTCAAACTCTGTGAAATGGTGTTCTGTCACGTCTTTCTTTCCCTAAATAAACACATATTTACGAGTGCCTTCTGATATTGTCATGTTTATCTTTTCTTTATGTGATAAGGTAGTTCATGCTTTGAAACTAAGAGACTATAAAAATTTGcacaaggaaactttaaaccgctcactttcataatcaagagtaaaaatcgggggtcactatgcaaattttgatacttcagaaacaaattatctaccatttactgacatttgaaattcaaaatggtggcATCCTGGTGTTTAACTCTTGAGAATAAAAATTCTCAATTTTCGTTAAATTAAGACCATGAGAATTTCATGTACTCCCCCCCAAGTTTCAAATTTAGCCCATATGAAAAGTATGACCAGAAAAGTACTGTACATAATTGGGAGAGATCTGTCCCTATAGAATATTCTACCTTATGAGAACAGTCAACAAACATATTACTGTTTCTTTTTCGACCTTGAATTCTCAGATTGTGGAAAAAATCCAACTCCTCAATTGTCATGATTTTGGCGAtttctagtacaaaaattactTCTCGGCAGAGTCATGAAGCTTTTGGAACTTTTATTCTGCTGTCAGCCtagttgaaattttcacatcacaAATTAATATGTTTAACTCGCCCTTCTTAACCAAGTAAACCATCAAATAATAACTACCACTGTTAGCAGTCTGTTCTCTTCCCTGATTCACTCACTATACACAGCAGTGTCAGACACCGAAAAGCTTTTTAAGAATACTTTGCTCTTTCAAGTACCCTGTACACGTAGTCGCAAAAGAATTCCTGAGTCAATATTGCTGGGGGCTATTGCTCAGTAGCACTTGACTATATTTAGATGAACTGACCAATGTGGGGCACATCTGTGTGAAGAAAAAAACAcgcatcaaaatatttacaagaagtCTGGTACAGGCATATACCGTTTATTGTAGCATAAAATCCAAGATATACAAACTTTAGACTATCGTTttcaaatggtgaaaaaattgcATTCAGTTCAAAAATCAGGATTTCACTGCTTCAGAAAAATCTGTGGTTGGAAATTCAAATGAACACAGCATGAATTCTGAAACTGTATTCaagttatttgtgaaatagctaAGGGCAAATTGCCCAATAGTATTGGACCGTATTTAGATGGACTGATCATTGAGTGGTACTTGAGTACATGATAAGACACAAAACATCCAAAAATACACCATAATATGCTTGGACAAAGTTGCCTTGGTAAATATATGTCTATTCTATTTTCATTGCCATGAAAAGATCTTAAGTTGAGAAACAAATTCTTGAGCATTCGCAAATCTCTATTTTACTGTTGGAAACTTTGTGACATGGTATTTGGGtgatttttctttaatatttgcatgacaaaatgtgacattacAATAAAACTGGCAGCACACCTGGCGATGAGAGAAGACATCAAAGTTAAGATGTATGCAATATTGTTGACATTAGTACATTCTATCACTACAAGTACACCAATGTGGTCAAACAAAGCAACACATGAAATCAATTCAACATCAGGAAATAATAAACACAGTTTAGAAATGTTTATACTGACCAAAGCCAAACTTGAAGAAATAGTTGGAAAAAAGCAGGCAAAGTTTACAGAAAGCTGCAATGTCAATATCAAGAGTATCTTCCCCACCATTGTATTTATTccaatcattattttttaagaaAACAACTTTCATGTCAAACACATGCTTACTGTGATTGAAAACTCATTTCTGACTAAACAAAGGAACTTCTGTCTATGGCTGACCCAGATATGGATGTACAGATGAAATGTGTTGAAGAAAACCTTCAAACAATGAAGATCAAAACTTAATAAACATTAAACTATCATTTTTTATATATTCTGCAGAACTTTGTTCTGATAGAGACAATGTGCCTGTTGTTTATTTCAGACAAATTTGTATGCATAAATGTATTGTTATAAAAAATGACTTCGAGATGGGACTTTGTTCAATGATGTGCTACATAGCAAGGAGTTGAACAGAGAACTTTTCACTGATGTTGAGTGAGGACAGCAAGTTTCTACATTGAACAATATACTGCAAAACATGGCGGCAAAACCAAGACCTAAAGGGAGCCACCTACATGCCCCCTAGAAGTAAATATTATCTAACGGTAACAATTGTTAACTTGACTTTGACACTGTCAGGTCTTATAAATGAGGAGAAGACATCGTAAAGTTGTCggaaaataacacaaaatactttggaaaaattacttgggaaaatcaatgaaattcacattttataaGATACTTATTACATGAGCAGACTATTTAACGCTGTAAAATAGAAACAAAACACGTTTAAAAATATCTCTATATTAAAAACTGGAGATTTGGTTTTGGTCAAATGTCTTTGATAAGTACATGAAAATAGTTCTTTTGGGTATAATAATAACATTCCCCCAAAAAAATAGATGAATGCACTGTGTGAATCCTTTACTGAATTTAATAGTGCTACTTCTGCAGACAGTAAAgttctttattaattttgagTCTATTATTTATACTTGGTAAATCCAAAATCTGGTCATTTTATTTCATCTTCTTTTATGGGCACTTGGCACACATGGGTTCATTTCTACCATAGCTGATACACGTATGACCGATACACTCACAGCAGTTTGTGTGGAACCAGCGATATGCTGACGCACCCATCGATATGCACGTTAATTCACACTTATCCATGGACAAACACTGATGCAGGTACACCACAGTACATGTCCCACCTAGAGTTGAATTCATCAGGAGTTCCTCCTCTGTCaagaaatgaagaaaatataacctgttacatttttgaaaatttatgagtatttgcaatttttttttatggtTTCTGATAAAAGGAACACATCAACAACTTGGAAACTTTGCATATAACTATGAAATCGAATGAAGTCATGCCTCACTCATCTACAATAATATAGTTTCCTTGAGGATCAAAGTTTGTTGGAAATTAATCTATGTCCGTCACTAATAACTGGcgctgagggcgctgttctctTTGATTCTTAACAATTCTCTGCAGTAAAACATGTAAACTGCAGGTCCAATTTTTCAAAAGATCATCAATAACATCATTCATATCAAATGATTTGGAAGAGAGAGGAAgatgtgaatgaaattttgaaactaaaatgtctTAACTTTTGAGAGAAACTCACAGATAAATTTCATGAACACTCAGTATACACAGACAAACACATATACCATAAATGACAGCATGTCAATTTCTGGGGGTTTACTGCTTTGGCAATCGTGTGCCATATGTTTCTGTGAGCTGCCTGAAAGCACTTTAACTATCATGCATTTTATGATGTcatttaactgtttttcagaaaatttcacacatgtaatttttaaatgaaaatcaatcaaaatcatTAAAAGGTTACTGTAAGACCATGGTGCACACTAAAATATGAACCGTGTGTATTGCAGATCAAGAGAAATTGATAAATGCTACATGAACAAAGGTTTGGACAAATTGAAAGAGTTAACAAGTATTATGAccttttgatattttccatgGATCCTTGTATGTCCTGTACAATTGAATACTACTATTGTTCatagaaacacacacacagcaACAATGATGCAGGTTTTTTCAGTAAAAGTAACTTTGCGAGTTGTGTCTTACAAGGGATTTCAAATCCTGCATTTTATATTCACCCTATGTTCATATTGCAATTACCCTGTACACGCACAATTGTGCAATTGTTTGGCTATGAACCAGACAAAATGGTAAGTCTTGTGGCAATCTACATGTACTTTCAAACCAATGTCAAGATTTTCAAAACAGAAATGAGACTGATGAGCAGCCCTGGACAATGCAAACTACATCCAATAAACCTAATCTACTGACTACATGTAGTTTCtaaaatttctgtgaaaaaGTCAATAAACACATTTCCACAGACTCCGCGTCTCCTCTTCCTCATTTCAACATCAATAACATATGTTACAGGGATCTactaattttttcttcttcttcagtTTATAGTTTATACAAATAATCTTTACCGaattctaaaataaaaataacgaaCTGGATTTTATTGGAAACAGTGAGCTTGCTGCTCTGAAAAACTATACTGTATTGAGACCAAActtttaattaaattattttcttcattttcactcatttttgcaatcaaaatttgcatataatcaAAGCAAAACTCGCATCACTTATTAAATCTGAAATAAGCATCAAAAACTCACAAGCAGGAAACTACTTATTTGgcagaaatttgaaatgaatctTTAAGATCATACCTTTGGTGTAGGGCTTGTAGGACTGAATTGTTTCATGAATGTGTGAGATTCTGACAACCTTCCATCTTTCTGCGTAGTCGTTGAATCCGTCCTCTGTCAGGGCATCAAAAAGAGACGGAATAGCCATCTCTCTCAAGTCTTCAACTGAACTTTTTGAGGCATAAGTCTTGTGGGAATGGTTCTTTGGCTTGCACAGTCCTAGAGTAGCATAGACACATCAATGGAAATTATTTTGGAAGAAATcaaattctgaagaaaaaataatctaagatACATGTATTGCCTCAAAATGCTCAATGACCAAAATGTTACAGTTGTCGATAGATATGTCAGCGAGGTTACAGTGACAGCACCTCTGTATTTCGGCATTACACTCAGCCTCtagcaattttgtaaaaagCAAATGATATCATATATGTTGTAAGAACCTGAAAACATCCTGAAAGTTGTCAACTTGTCTAAAAcctttctgtactttttttctATAATGGTTTTAGAGTACCACACCATCACTGCTGAGACTAGTTCTAGACATGTTGTCACCAAAACACACTTTCACTCCCATGTACAGAATTGCATGATGAAAACATGATGCCAAAGTTTCTGGAGTTTACTTGATACATGTTCTAATGAGTAAATGCATGCTGTAAAGAATGGTGTTTGGAACAGTAAGTGAATGTTATGCTCTGAACTTaccaaatgaaaataaaactatttGAGTTCatgattgattttgagatgctacttcatttttgttaaaatgaaaaagGTAACAACATggttttgtccctttaaaaatgCATGTCTACATTTATATCAAGTTCGACCTGACTGTAACATCTATAAGTCTGCATGTATCTCTGGCCTGCATCTTGAAGCTATTTAGCAAGGATGTATTCTATTTTTGGATGTTACCAATTGAGGACTATTAGGCCAATTTCTTTGAGCTAACTGGATTACTCTCATAGATTGCAATGAATCTGAGCTTGTGGTCGATGCATTACTGCAACAAGCCCTAGAAGCACTTTCCAATCATTGTGACATGTTGTTAGAATTTTTACAGTTCATGTCAACTTTTGCAGGTTCCCACTTCTTGAAAATACTACTTTATTCCCGCATTCGTAATCATATGTTTTGGGTTAAGAATAGTTTTCAGAGAATTTTCTTTGCTATGAATGGAGCATAAAAAAGTTTCAAATACGTCAAATCACGATTAGTAACTCACCGACACAATCACAACATTCTGTCCAAAGCGAACCAAGACATCTTGAACAATTGGCGCTGCATGTGTAGTTGTGAAGTTTGCAGTTACAAGACTCCATGAGTTGGCAGCGTGATACATCACTGGCGCAGAGAGCTTCGTTGCAGGCATGTACAAGATAAATTGCATAACACACAGCCACGGCAGTGACCAGCAATGGATATAGATAATTCTTCATTCTGGATCAGGGAGAAAAAAGACAGATAAATTTAAATAAAGTAATCATTTAAATAAAGTGTTCATTCTAGTTCACAGATGTTATACTTTGCATTGGAAGATACAATGAATTTTTCTTACATATGAGCAACTGCTgagagaaattttttgcatgattttgAAGTTGTTGAAACAGGAAAATTATATGAATGCAAATGTTGCATTTATATAGCTATGTGCATTTGATGTAATTTCTAACATTTATCCCTCTATCTAGCCAAATAGTTCGGTGCTTTGAAGTGTGCAGAGCCCCAAATTTACTAGCCTGGACCTCATTCTCCGCTTTTGGCCTTCATGGATTAAAGTCAAAGGTGGAGAATGGGGTCCAGGCTACAAATTTACAGGCTACATTCTAGACTACCTTTCTCGTAGCGAAACCTGCTTTTGGCAAAGTTTTAGACATTGCTCACCAATACAGTAGTGCATCTTTGATATCCACTTGGCTGAGGATTCTAGTTCATTTATCATGTTACATGCACACTTCAGAAGTCATTACCAGCttgttatttttaattcatAAGAATGTTGGTGCAGAGTGTCAGTGGTGTGTATATCATCTTGCATTTCACAAACTTTTCACAGTTTGAGAATTTCCTGAATTTTTAATTGTCTGTTGTGACAGACTTTAATAGTCTGTTGGAAAGTTTGAAGAATGGAAGAATGATTACTAGGTTACTGGATAGGGCACTGCATCCTAACATTTGCCAGACGAGCATTAACTGAATTTGATAGAAAACACTTGATATGTTATCCTTTGAGGatcaatttacaaaattttcaagtgGGAATTTTTAGCCAGCTTGTATTTGTTTACTTcatctatttatttacttaaaCAGCTCTGT
Proteins encoded in this window:
- the LOC139147266 gene encoding twisted gastrulation protein homolog 1-A-like translates to MKNYLYPLLVTAVAVCYAIYLVHACNEALCASDVSRCQLMESCNCKLHNYTCSANCSRCLGSLWTECCDCVGLCKPKNHSHKTYASKSSVEDLREMAIPSLFDALTEDGFNDYAERWKVVRISHIHETIQSYKPYTKEEELLMNSTLGGTCTVVYLHQCLSMDKCELTCISMGASAYRWFHTNCCECIGHTCISYGRNEPMCAKCP